In one Culex quinquefasciatus strain JHB chromosome 2, VPISU_Cqui_1.0_pri_paternal, whole genome shotgun sequence genomic region, the following are encoded:
- the LOC6047776 gene encoding transient receptor potential cation channel protein painless, whose amino-acid sequence MWKTRKGSNTPLTEVTSGDSVSFDYKAWKEEKKQAEERLFETLQTTIEDRDLEGFRVLFREGVNQLWSIYQKLPDRKSDCRLQVRQNEKVQNLFANICQRDGSGEFIETFLRELPIVNDEIHQQARKDDPSFNPRKEPNRALHIAIQAKAFENVKVLLQQDEVDVNTLWKLKKFTPIMMLFTVASSDNLSEVSELLITLAEENADINIGDYRLHPLSVLCRNENLTSEEKRNLLEICLAQFNWVGRGGTTGRCDASTVGVFHHGRKEVEFGQRFGEFFGSSLGDDLGDVYRMLKLAASKGRNVCVEVMFKKLKEGKKFSDSTIDQINLSKQLKIICKNGFSRVLKLFLDNINSRICNKHPLLLTAVRELYKNKTPARQKCFELLLEDRRVSVEGCDDSGQTALHYAVQHGMDREALEIMTKRTPYLGSTNRNHETPLHSMNPDILGAFLDSRVLATAEELQLNLNGLLPSKQKTNCSASETDLVWYLSESENLRPLLRHPVISTLIRIKWLFMRWLIYVMIVTSIAFATFFTIYSVQNSLIAEIFCWLLLSYYFIVVITTSIAGVYDLLYQQPQRQAILRRSRFQFPKGFDFFHLLNKFREISIVILAVWSLCSPNRTTSALLILLTGIDVIVHLGLFPSTALSTSIVMLETVSRGFLKILLVYAILIVSFGFSFYVMFTKSSGAANDADQPSTGEDFNNFSSIRGSLVKSLVMMIGEFDASEIPFDSHALSYFSFVTFVVLVTLVVANLINGVAVNDISEIRQEAEVAALAKWLENLRRFEKIFSHFEWIRRRTSFFYRYAPSVSVRLQEGNIIVLARIATAGKSAKDSEETLNIFPGWGFFCHCIDPDTCSAAKDIVRRQNAAGIGAVPQEEYGERLLRLEQKVMKLNGADAGEGKNFRESVRNGRV is encoded by the exons ATGTGGAAGACTCGCAAAGGGTCGAATACCCCGCTGACGGAGGTGACTTCGGGGGACAGCGTGTCGTTTGACTATAAAGCGTGGAAGGAGGAAAAGAAACAAGCTGAGGAGAGGCTGTTTGAGACGTTACAGACGACGATTGAAGATCGTGATCTTGAGGGATTTCGGGTGTTGTTTCGAGAGGGTGTAAATCAGTTGTGGAGCATTTACCAGAAGCTGCCGGATCGGAAGAGTGACTGCAGGTTGCAGGTTCGCCAGAACGAAAAGGTTCAAAACTTGTTTGCCAACATTTGCCAGAGGGATGGAAGTGGCGAGTTCATTGAGACGTTTCTGCGAGAGCTGCCCATAGTGAACGATGAAATTCATCAGCAAGCTAGAAAGGACGATCCCAGTTTTAATCCGAGGAAGGAACCCAATCGCGCCCTTCACATAGCGATCCAGGCGAAAGCGTTCGAGAACGTGAAGGTTTTGCTGCAGCAAGATGAAGTCGACGTAAACACGCTGTGGAAGTTGAAAAAGTTCACTCCAATCATGATGCTGTTCACCGTGGCGAGCAGTGATAATTTGAGCGAAGTTAGTGAGTTGCTAATAACGTTAGCGGAGGAGAACGCTGACATCAACATCGGTGACTACCGGTTGCATCCACTGTCGGTGTTGTGCCGAAACGAGAACCTAACCAGTGAAGAGAAACGAAACCTGCTGGAGATTTGCTTGGCGCAGTTCAACT GGGTTGGTCGTGGAGGTACAACCGGCCGATGTGACGCCAGCACTGTTGGAGTCTTTCATCATGGAAGGAAGGAGGTCGAGTTTGGTCAACGGTTTGGTGAATTCTTTGGCAGTAGTTTGGGCGATGACCTGGGAGATGTTTACAGAATGTTGAAGCTTGCGGCTTCAAAAGGCCGCAACGTTTGCGTTGAAGTCATGTTCAAAAAGTTGAAAGAAGGTAAAAAGTTCAGTGATAGCACGATTGATCAAATCAACCTCTCAAAGCAGCTTAAGATCATCTGCAAAAATGGCTTCTCCAGAGTACTCAAGTTATTCCTGGACAACATCAACTCACGGATTTGCAACAAGCATCCCTTGCTGCTAACTGCAGTACGAGAGCTGTACAAAAACAAGACTCCAGCAAGGCAGAAATGCTTCGAACTTCTCCTGGAAGATCGCCGCGTATCCGTTGAAGGTTGTGACGATAGCGGCCAAACTGCACTACACTACGCCGTCCAGCACGGCATGGACCGGGAAGCCCTGGAAATCATGACAAAGCGAACGCCGTACTTGGGAAGTACCAACCGCAACCATGAGACACCACTGCACTCGATGAACCCCGATATTCTGGGTGCTTTTCTGGACTCTCGCGTGTTGGCTACAGCTGAGGAGTTACAGCTTAACCTTAACGGATTGCTACCGTCCAAGCAGAAGACCAACTGCTCAGCGTCCGAAACCGACTTGGTTTGGTACCTGTCAGAGTCAGAGAATCTCAGACCGTTACTGAGGCACCCGGTGATCAGCACTTTGATAAGAATCAAGTGGTTGTTCATGAGGTGGCTAATCTACGTCATGATCGTCACAAGCATTGCGTTCGCTACCTTCTTCACCATCTACTCCGTCCAAAACAGCCTAATCGCTGAAATATTCTGCTGGCTACTCCTATCATACTACTTCATCGTCGTGATCACAACCTCGATCGCCGGAGTCTACGACCTCCTATACCAACAGCCCCAAAGACAAGCGATCCTCCGCCGTAGTCGCTTCCAATTCCCCAAAGGATTCGACTTCTTCCACTTGCTGAACAAGTTCCGAGAAATTTCCATCGTAATCCTGGCCGTTTGGAGTCTGTGCAGTCCAAACCGAACGACCTCTGCCCTGCTGATCCTGCTCACTGGAATCGACGTCATCGTACATCTGGGACTGTTCCCTTCAACAGCCCTCTCCACCAGCATCGTAATGCTGGAAACCGTCAGCAGAGGCTTCCTGAAGATCCTGCTGGTGTACGCGATCCTAATCGTGTCGTTCGGGTTCAGTTTCTACGTAATGTTTACCAAGAGCAGCGGCGCTGCAAACGACGCCGATCAACCCAGCACCGGCGAGGACTTTAACAACTTTTCCAGCATTCGAGGATCGCTGGTAAAGTCACTTGTCATGATGATCGGGGAGTTTGACGCCTCGGAGATTCCGTTTGACAGTCACGCCCTGAGCTACTTTAGCTTTGTGACGTTTGTGGTGCTGGTTACGCTGGTCGTTGCGAACCTCATCAACGGAGTGGCCGTCAACGATATCTCG GAAATCCGTCAAGAAGCGGAAGTCGCCGCCCTCGCCAAATGGTTAGAAAACCTGCGACGTTTCGAGAAGATCTTCTC CCACTTTGAGTGGATCCGGCGGAGAACGTCCTTCTTCTATCGGTACGCACCGTCCGTCAGCGTGCGACTTCAGGAGGGCAACATCATCGTGCTGGCGAGAATCGCCACCGCAGGAAAATCTGCCAAAGATAGTGAAGAAACTCTCAACATCTTCCCGGGGTGGGGCTTCTTCTGCCATTGCATCGATCCGGACACCTGCAGTGCCGCGAAGGATATCGTGAGGAGGCAGAACGCTGCCGGAATCGGGGCTGTGCCGCAGGAGGAGTACGGGGAGAGGTTGCTACGGTTGGAGCAAAAAGTGATGAAGCTGAACGGTGCTGATGCTGGAGAGGGGAAGAATTTTAGGGAATCTGTTAGGAATGGAAGAGTTTGA